CAGGCGCCCAGGCCGCCAGCGAGTTTCAAGTGCGAGCCCCCTTGAAGGAGGCCGGACTGACCAAGGCCGAGATCCGGCAACTGTCCGCCCGTCTGGGCCTGCCCACGGCCGACAAGCCACAAATGGCCTGCCTCAGCTCACGCATCCCCTACGGCGAACCGGTGACGGTGGAAAAATTGCGCATGATCGAAGAAGCCGAGTATTTATTGCGGGATGCCGGCTTTTACGATGTCCGGGTGCGGCACCATGAATTGAAGAGCGCCGAGGGCGGGGTGCGCCATCTGGCCCGCATTGAAGTCGGCACCGCGGAATTGCCCAAATTCCTGGGCAACGGGCTGGGAGCTCGGATCGCCGCCGGCCTGCGGGCCTTGGGGTATGCCCACGTGACGGTGGATTTGGAAGGTTACCGGCGCGGCAGTGTTAACGAGGCGCTGGTGACCTTCAAGCAGCCCGGCTCATGAACGTTGTTCTGGTTGAACCGGAAATCCCCCCCAATACCGGCAATATCGCCCGCTTATGCGCGGCCACCCGCACCACGTTGCACCTCATTGAGCCGTTTGGTTTTCACTTGGATGATCGGCAGCTCAAACGGGCCGGCATGGATTACTGGCAACATGTCACCTGGCGCCGATGGCCGGACTGGCCCGCTTTTGCGGCATCCCTGCCTGCCTCCGCCCGCCTCTGGTTGATCGAAAGCCGGGGCCAGCGGCACTATGCCGAAGTCACCTTTGGACTGGAGGATTATCTGGTTTTCGGCCGGGAAACCGCCGGTTTGCCCAAGGCGTTGCTGGCACAATACCCTGACCGCTGGCTGCGCATCCCCATGTTTCATCCCCAGGCCCGCTCCTTGAACCTCTCCAATTGTGTGGCCCTGGTGCTATATGAGGCGCTCCGGCAACAGGGTTTTCCCGGCGAGAGCCGCTAGATCAGGGCAACAGGCTTTCCCCCTCACGCACCGCGGCAATGACTTGCTCGGGTCCTGTGGCCTTGAGCAGGGCTTCACGGACGGCGGATTGTCGCAGTACTCTGCTCAAACGCGCCAAAAGATAGAGGTGCTGGCTGGCATTGGCCGCCAACACCAGAAAAAACAGATGCACAGGACGATGATCAATGGCGTGGAAATGGACGCCACCGCTGTGCCTGCCAAAGACCAGCAGGGGCCGGACGGTCAGCTCAGGCGGCACGGTGCGCGAGTGGGGCAGGGCCACCCCATCGCCAATCCCCGTGCTGTACAGAAGTTCCCGCTCGCGCAAGGCCTGGTAGAGACTTTGCGTCAGATGTGTCTTTTCCAGCACGCGCGTTGCCGTCTCTGCCAGTTCCTGCAAGACCGCCTCGCGATCCCCGGCGCGCAGGTGCAGCAAAATGGTGGCGGGTGACAGTAATTCCGCCAGACGTACCGCCTGGGGCGATGAACTTGTCATACGCTTTATTTTTACGGCAAAGCGGGCAGGGTGCAAAGGCCAAAGCAGCCTTTCACGCGGCCATGAGAAAGTCCCGCCCTTCCACAAAACCTCTTTGCCCCAACGCCTCCCGAATCAGTGGGCGCGCACCCCGGTTGCCCACATAACCAATGACAAAGGCTGCTTCGGGGGGTGGCAATTGGTGGGGCAGGATGGTGACATGCGCGGCGCGGCCAGGCTGGCATTTGGCAGGATCCACATCCACATGACCGGCAATGTTCAGCCCCTGTTGCGCCAGCGGAGCGGCGCGTTTGCGGGTCACTCGGCCAGCTCCCCAAATCCACAGGGCACGGCCCTGCAGGAGGCGCTTCACCGCCCGGGCCAGATAAAAAGCCTTCATGGTGTAAAAGGCTTCGGGGGTGTAACGAGGATCCTGGCGCGACAGCCGATGCGGGGAATCATTCCAGATGATAACCCGATGCTTGACTTTGGCCACGGCAACCCCCGCATCCATCCACCGCAGCCAGAGTTCATAGTCCTCGGGGAAGGGGCCGGCGCGATACCCGTCGTAACGATCAATCAGGTTGCGGCGAAACATGACGGACGGATGGGCAAACGGGGATTCAATAAACCGGTTCACATAGATGTCTTCCGGTTTGCTCAGGCTGTTCATCCACTCCACATGCAGGGCATAGCCCCGCTGCGCCGCCGCGTCCCCCCCGTATTCCACCAGGCCGCCCACCAGTCCCAGTTCACTATCCCAATCCAGCATTTCCACCTGCTTTTCCATCCGGTCGGGATAGCAGATGTCATCGGCATCCATGCGGGCTATATAACGGCCGCGGGCCTCTTGCAATCCCGCCTCCAAGGCCGCCACCAGCCCTTCATGGGGACGACGCAGCAGCCGGATGCGGCGATCATTCAAGGCAAGCTGCTGGGTAATAACCGCGGAGTCATCCGTTGACCCATCGTCCACCACCAGCAGTTCCCAGTCGGAGAAGGTCTGCGCGCAAATGCTGCGAATGGCGGTGCGCAGGGTGGCGGCCGCGTTATAGACGGGCAGCAGCACGGTGACCGCCGGCTCGATGAATCTGGCGCGTCCTCGCAGCATCAGACGGGGGCCGACTCTATCCCCGCCCCCCGGTGGGCATCAAGGGGGGATTTATTAACTTTCTTATTGCGAATCACACAAAACGGATTATAGATAGTTACGAAACCCAAAAGCACAGCCTTATGAAAACGCTGCATCGCCGCCGTTATTCCATGTTCCCCAGTTTCCTGGGCCTTGCATTAGCTGCCCTGTTGTTGGTCATAGGGCCAGCTCATGCCGCCAACATCTTGTGGGTGAGTGACAATGGCACTGACAACACCTTTTCCGACCCCGGCAATTACCCTGATGGAGGCTTCATCACTATTCTCCAAAGCGCCGGGCATACCGTGACCCGTTTTAACGGGCCTAATGACCTAAATACACGGCTGACTCCCCAGATTCTGTCACAAATTAATAGTTATGACCTGATTATTCTGGGCCGTGCCGTGGCCAGTGCCGCCTTTCAGAGTCCCCAGGTCATAGATTGGAATGTCAATGTCACCAAGCCGCTGATGACCATCAATGCCTATCTGGTGCGAGCGAACCGTTTGGGGTGGTGCACGGGCAACACCATGTTGGATGATACCCCCACGCCGGTGCGGGCGGTGAACCTGGCCGATCCTCTCATTGGTTACATCTTTAGTGAAGTGGCCATGAATGGCAACGTAACCGCCAATCCTTATGACGAGCCTATCCATCGCAACACCAGCCAGATTCTGGAAGGCCCCGTTAGCGGGGGGCGGGTTCTGGCAGTGGCTGATTTCACCGACCTGGGTGGCGTCGCCCGCAACAACATCCCCGTCATCATGGAATGGCCAGCAGGCACGCCCGTACGCGGGGGGGCGGACATTCTGGGCGGGTATCGCATGTATTTTGCCGCCAGCAGTCGTGAACCTGCCACCGGTGGCGATATTCTTCAACACTGCGTGGAAAATTTGACTGCCACGGGCGAAAGCATGTTTTTGAAAGCCGTGGAAATTGCGGCGAACCGGGGGCAACTGCCATTTGATCCGGCGGCCCCGGTGGGTTTTGCCAACAATTTGCGGGACGTAACCGTACCTGAGGGAACAGTGGTTAATCTGAGTGTGACGGTGACCGGGGCGCCGCCGCGGGCGATTCAGTGGCAGAAATGGGATGGGGTGGGCAGCTTTACCAACATCCCGGGTGCCACCAGCTCGACGCTGGCCCTGGGCACGGTGAATCCCCCGCAGGACGGCCAGCAATTCCGGGTGGTGGCCACCAATCGCAACGGCAGCGCCACCAGCGCCGTGGCCCGGTTGACGGTGATCGTGGACACCAATGCGCCGCAGGTGACCCAGGTTACCGCGGACGTGTCCATGAATCAGGTCTGGCTGTTTTTCTCCGAACCGGTCCAGGCGGCACAGGCCCAAAACCTCAATAATTACGTATTCAACCCGCCGTTGGCGATTCAAAGCGCCACCCTTTCCGCCGATGGCCGCCGGCTGCAGATTGTAACCGAACCACTGACCCAGGGGCAGCGTTACACGGTGATGGTGGTGGAGGGGATCCCGGACCGCTCTTACTATACCAACTGGCTGGCGGGCGGCACGGAATTGAGTTTCTACGGCTGGGTGTCCAGCCGTGGTTTCTTGGCCGCCCAGCGGTATTTCAACCTCACGGGCAACGACATCGCCTCCCTGATCACCTCGCCCAATTATCCCAACTTCTGGGACGAGCTGTTCTATGTCAATTCAGCCCAAACGGTGCAGACCGTCCCCAACCGGGACAACTACGGTGGCCGTTTGATTGGCTGGCTGCGCCCGTTGGAGTCCGGCTTTTTCACCTTCTTCATCCGCGGTGACGACGGCACGGAGCTGCGCCTCGGCTCGACGGCTGATTTCTCCACGCTGAACACGATCGCCCAGCAGGCCAGCGCCAACCAGCCCTTCACTTCCGGGCAGTCGGTGTCCATCTTCCTGGAAGCGGGCCAGCGGTATGCCTTGGAGGCTTTGTGGAAGGAGGGCACGGGAGGCGACTACGTCCAGGTCGCCTGGCAGCCGCCCTCGGGGACGGGGCCGGTGATTATTCCTGCCGAAGCCTTGGAAGTGCTCGCGGATCCTTCTGCGGTGCAGGTGGCCATTACCACCCAGCCACAAGGCCGCACGATTTTGCAGAATCGCACGCATACCTTCACTGTGGCGGCCGCGGTCACACCCACCAACGCCCCGCTGGTGTACACCTGGCAGCGGTGGAACGGTGTGGATGCTTTCACCAATGTGGCCGTGGTCCTGACCAATAGCTACACCACCCGCCTGTTGAGCATGGCGGATGATGGCTCGCAGTGGCGGGTCTTGGTGGCGGCGCCAGGGGTGGTGGCCACCAGCGCAGTCGCGACTGTAACCGTCAGCCAGGATGCCGTCCCGCCCTCCATCGTCAAGGCCATCAACAGCCCGGGCAATCCCACCGCCATCATCGTGGAATTCGATGAATTGGTGAATCGCTCAATCGCCGAGGACCCCGTCTATTATGCCGTCACCAACCTGCTCGACAATTCGCCTGTGCCGGTGAATGACCTCATCCGGCCGGTGCTCTCCGCGGATGGCCGGACCGTGACGCTCTACGTGGTTAGTCCGCTCACCAATGATACCTTTTATGTGGTCACCGCGCAGGCGTTTGACCTGGTGGACAACTACGCCACGGTCAGCGCCCGCATCGAGCGCACGGGCCTCTTAACGCCAGGCGGCCCGCAAAACCTGGTGGTCATGGAGGCGGAGGATTACGATGAGATGATCTCCCGCGTCTGGGAAGGCGTGGAGCGATATTGGATTTTGGTGACCAACCGGGCCGGATACTCCGGACGCGGCGCCATGCGGGCCATGCCCAACACCGAGGGCAACCGTCCCAGTGGCAACGAGGCGACCTCCCTGGATTTCTTTGTCCAGTTCCCCGGCCCCGGCCGCTATTACGTCTGGGTGCGGGGCGGAGCCGAGGGGGGCGCCGATAATTCCATCCATGTGGGTCTGAATAATGTCGTACCTTCCTCCGCCCAGAACGTGCAACAGGGGTATGATTTGGGCATGTCCGGCTGGCACTGGGGCAGTATCAGTGATACCACCGGCGGCCGGGTGTACCTGGATGTACCCAGCGCCGGGGTGCACCGTGTGCAGGTGTACATGCGCGAGGATGGTTTCTATTGCGACAAGATTGTCCTGACCACCGACCTGAATTACAGCCCGGCCAACGTCAATGCCGGCCTGGGGCCGGAGCCGACGGTCAAGCAGGTGAGCTTGCCCGTGTTGCGGCTGCAGGCGGCGCCGGTGACCCAGGGCCTGCAGTTAAGGTGGCCGTTCATTGGCACGCGGCTGGAGCAGGCAGACAATATTACGGGGCCGTGGACGCCCGTGCCCAATGCCACCAGTCCGTTTGTGGCCCCGCTGACCGGCGAGCGCAAGTTCTATCGCGTGGTGCTTCCGTAACTGGCTGCCCTGGCCGGCACTGACCGGTTTGACGCGCCGTGGTTCCTGCCGCGGCGCGTTTTTTGTTTTCTTTGATTTGTCATTCCGGCTTGACGGTGGCACCTTGAGCCTTAGCATCGCGCGCCGGTGCGGGCAACTATCATGAGCGCTATTCTGGCACTGGAAGACGGGACGGTGTTCCACGGCAAGGCTTTTGGGGCGAAAACCTCGGCCTGCGGCGAGGTGTGTTTCAATACCTCGATGACCGGTTACCAGGAAATCCTCACGGATCCTTCCTACAAGGGGCAAATTGTCACCATGACCTACCCCTTGATTGGGAATTATGGCATCAACCGCCAGGACGTGGAATCTTGGCGGCCTCACGTGGCGGGTTTTGTCATCCGTGAACTTTCTCCGGTGGTCAGCAACTGGAGGGCGGACGCCACGCTGGCCGAGTACCTCGAGCAATATGGCATTCCGGGAATCGAAGGCATTGATACCCGGGCCTTGACCAAAAAATTGCGGGTGG
The nucleotide sequence above comes from Verrucomicrobiia bacterium. Encoded proteins:
- the larE gene encoding ATP-dependent sacrificial sulfur transferase LarE; this translates as MLDEKYKALRERLESYGSCLVAYSGGVDSVFLAWVAHDVLGERALAVIADSPSLPRRELAEALELGRKHGFPVRVVKTAEFNNPQYLANPNNRCYFCKFELFTELAPLARAEGYAVIAYGENASDIGDHRPGAQAASEFQVRAPLKEAGLTKAEIRQLSARLGLPTADKPQMACLSSRIPYGEPVTVEKLRMIEEAEYLLRDAGFYDVRVRHHELKSAEGGVRHLARIEVGTAELPKFLGNGLGARIAAGLRALGYAHVTVDLEGYRRGSVNEALVTFKQPGS
- a CDS encoding glycosyltransferase translates to MLRGRARFIEPAVTVLLPVYNAAATLRTAIRSICAQTFSDWELLVVDDGSTDDSAVITQQLALNDRRIRLLRRPHEGLVAALEAGLQEARGRYIARMDADDICYPDRMEKQVEMLDWDSELGLVGGLVEYGGDAAAQRGYALHVEWMNSLSKPEDIYVNRFIESPFAHPSVMFRRNLIDRYDGYRAGPFPEDYELWLRWMDAGVAVAKVKHRVIIWNDSPHRLSRQDPRYTPEAFYTMKAFYLARAVKRLLQGRALWIWGAGRVTRKRAAPLAQQGLNIAGHVDVDPAKCQPGRAAHVTILPHQLPPPEAAFVIGYVGNRGARPLIREALGQRGFVEGRDFLMAA
- a CDS encoding tRNA (cytidine(34)-2'-O)-methyltransferase, which encodes MNVVLVEPEIPPNTGNIARLCAATRTTLHLIEPFGFHLDDRQLKRAGMDYWQHVTWRRWPDWPAFAASLPASARLWLIESRGQRHYAEVTFGLEDYLVFGRETAGLPKALLAQYPDRWLRIPMFHPQARSLNLSNCVALVLYEALRQQGFPGESR
- a CDS encoding PTS sugar transporter subunit IIA produces the protein MTSSSPQAVRLAELLSPATILLHLRAGDREAVLQELAETATRVLEKTHLTQSLYQALRERELLYSTGIGDGVALPHSRTVPPELTVRPLLVFGRHSGGVHFHAIDHRPVHLFFLVLAANASQHLYLLARLSRVLRQSAVREALLKATGPEQVIAAVREGESLLP